GTTGCATTGTGAAGTTTTTAAAGAccattttgttttctatttttctagATTTTTATACATCATTTTGATACGACCAGATTACcattatataacattaataattccTTATatgaaatttacaaaaatactatttcaTTATTGATTCGACAATATTTCTACACTAAAATGAAGTCATAATATTGCTATGTTTGTAGTGGTTGTAATAAAACATCATGTTACAAAAAATGGAATCTTTAAAATTTGATTAGCTAAATATAATGCAATTAACTAGCCCCACTATTTTGTAggcgttttttaaatttaaagaaatgcaCTGAtgtttattactatataaaagcAGACTTAATTATATACCTGTTGATTAGCTTTCCTAGCTCATAATATAGCCACGTAAAGATATTCTGTAATATGTAACGTCGTCTATACCGAAATCTAAAAAATCCAAAATAGATCAAAGAATGTTGACTGCTGATATTAAGTGACTACGAAAAATGACAAATAACACCTAAGTTCTATTGACTATTCGGTTTCGAGTATGATAACAATTATCggagtattttattaataagaagCGTTATAGACAAGTATGTGATCAAACCGTgcaagtaaatatttttaatcatgtACCTATTTTACCTTTTgcttgataaaatttaaataaattaaagttaagtGTGCCTTGAAATTTTTGGCTGTATTGATTGATGTATATCTACGCAAGGTATTGTTATTGCTGTTTTTCACGGAATAAAAGGAATTCATTGCagttctttgtattttttttgtaatctaaATTAAAACGAAAGTGATATAAATTTGTAGGGGCTGACTAAGCAGTGACGCGTAGCTAGTCCCCAACAAGCTGCCATTGGGGGAACTCGCTGCTTGTGAACTGAACAAACCACGTGGACAGAGGTTATAGGTGACCCCgaagttatttaaaaagtaatttaaaaaaaaaatcattgtagAAAAACTGTTTTCCGTATAATGTAGTGAATGGTGTACATTTTATTATACACGTCTCTCAACGAATCTAAATTGACAGATTTAAAGTAAAAGAAGCAGAAGCGTAGAAatagcaagacttgtttactttgcgtactttcatagtgtgatgtcttacgggatcttattatggggcaaagttgttgatattgaaactatattcatattgcagaaaagagctgtccggtcaatatataaacttaaatcacgtgaatccctccgtgaataatttaaagaaataggtatacttacactatatagcctcacaatatatttataacaatatagtatttgtaagacaacatattagtctttataaacaaaaagtggatataaacagtcgacttacaagaaatggtcataaattagtaacatctgcatatcgtcaagtcatttgtgggagtgagtatacgcttttataatatgattcctaaggtaattttggacctaccaatgcataagtttaaagaatgtgttaaaacacatttattacagtgaaTTTATTATACagttgatgagtttcttaatgacaaggttgctcggaagcatctggctccgctttcatctctcacaagatagaaaaatgaatgttaaaatataaatttttgatgttggaaaagagcaactggtgagtttcttgccgccttcttctcggtagaatctgccttccgaatcggtggtagtcactacacacggacagacttgacgtttcaaaagtgcttgtattaggcctacttaaaataaatgaatttagaatttttgaatttaacagaattggcaccaatgtCTACACATGACTTTTATCTGTCAAaccaataaaaaactaaatatgtacttctggcaaagtacattgtgctgttggCACTAcaaaaagccataaatcaaaagaagaagaagactcgTAAGAGTGATTGTCAGTTTTAATCACAAAAGCTGGAAGATAAAAACGCACACCTCGAGATTTTCCTTGCTTATCAAAAGTTGCGAGAAGAGACGCTAACAGATTTTTCAGTTCTGAAAATTCGATGTTACGTCATCCAATACGCAACCACCGTGAAGAAGCTTGCCTATATATAtgtggtaggttgcctggtagagatcgcttgtcagcgataaggccgcctaatgcACGTGCCTCGTATTTGTTATGTTATTCTTGTTAAACGGAAGTTTTGGTGAACAACaaagtgtattaaataaaataaataaaaataagcttgCGTGGCCAAGAAATGCAGATATAAGCAAGAAAACCATAATTGATAATACACTTTCTTTCTTCTAGTTTGCCATGTGGAATACTGTATTGTCATTAATGAAATCATGTATTGATcagtaattgaataaaaaagattttatattatacctacaaatatttaatatttatttcctaaAAATCTAACAATAAATTATGAACTAAACTTATGCTTTACTCTCCATTGGTTGTTGTTCGGCTTTGGCCTGGTTTTCCCTTGATGTTTTTCTATTCCTCCAGGCTGTCATGTACGAGCGAGGGTGGATTGGGAAGAAACCGGCTAAACCTGCAAGATCAAATAGTTGAGCAGTTAGtttaatatttctataattaaatgGACAATGGACATCTATGTCCCTTCATTGTTATATTCCTTCTTATAAAATAAGCTACAATTCTCCTTGAGCAGTGCTATTCCTATCAAACTTAATGTGGTGATAGTGTAGTTGTTAAGGTTTTGGTGGCCTCCGTTTGTTATAGGGaattaatagtattttaaataatagggAGTGTGATTGGCAAAACTTAtatgattgaaggtttcaaacaGTGGAGGATTAATTGCCTAAACCtcagttgtttgtttgtttaaatatgttgaaagaagTTGCATTGCATCTTTTATATCTGTACTAAATATTGTAGGTTTGTATATCTGGATTATAGTACGATTAAAAAATCTTCACATTAGGTATCACTTTTTCATTTAAAGACAAGACTATTTAATACTAACCTAAGAGCTCCCCAACAGGGTTAGTTACATGAGCTCCTTGCCCAAGCCAGTACTTTATTCTCTCCAGGTTCAATGCCACCAGTTTCTCATTGTTGATGTTTGGCATTGGGTCATAGGAGCCCAGCTGCTCTATAACTGGTTGACTGTTTAGTCTTCTCCTCTGAAATATTTACAACACTTATTATGTATATAGTACATATTTAACATCTAACTACCACTACTACCTTACCactctttttgtgacagctacAATACCTAtggctcaggttgatggacacagggttgTAGGATagtttccttgcatgccttgaaACATGTTGCTCTGTCTATAGGTGACAGTTTTACATTTACTATGTCcattaatccgcactgggctaacACGGTGGACAACTgcctaacccttctcattttaagagactgtgccctgtagtaggtaatgggtttaaatgatgatgatgatggatcaTCACGCAACCCACTTGGCCTTTTTCCCATCAATTTATATtcttactaaaaatttaaatgtgaaagtgtgtttgttcgtttttTTTCGTTCCCTCCGGCTGCTTtatagcatagagttagttaaaatgaCGGGAAAAGTAacttaagctactttttatcacagaaaaacatttttttttaaaacaattgtaaaaaatctttataatcgCGGACATCAGGTAGTTGTATAATAAAAGCCAGAAGTATTCGGTAATTATGAGTTACACTACTCAATAGTTACTGCAGTAATACATTTCGTTAGCAGATAAGGTTGACTTACGTGAGTTACCGATATGTGAAAAAACGGTCTATTAGTGCATCCTTGCCGTATAAGTCGAATGGATTTTGCAGCTCTAGCAAAATAGCGTCCGGTGCCGCTGGCTGGAGGCAAGGGCATTGTTGTAtgtatcaaatattttaaatcacaacaaaataacctaaaattttaattgcagATCGACTATTGTCATTTGTTTAGTCTTTATTCTTTCCCGTAAGGAacaggcaaaggtatatcaccgtgcagccatgtcttcagtgtATTCATATCTTAACAATTGACATTAGTGTGATATCTATAGACATTCCTTACTTATTGACGTACAAACCTACGctacaaacattatttttaattgtttttagctAATAACTTTTTGAAATTGGCAGTTGCATGTTATAATCGAAAttaatatcctttatcattctcAAAGATATAGTCTAATACCTACCTATTGCCCAATTAACGTATCTACAAGACTTAGGCACGCAGCCTTTCATTGGTTTATAATCATcctcatcttatcaacccattacttaccacagggcacgggtcacctcccataATGAGATGGTCCGGGTtacaaccacgctggcccagggcaaATTGGTAGACgccacacatttgagaacattatgagtaACTCTCGGGCATTCGTGTTTCCTCAAGATGATTAAAAAAGTTTCAGGTTGGGTTAATTTATGATGAGTAAATACCTATTATGgcaattatttttgatttcttcataattcatacaaatattaaaaagcgTTTTTGTTTGTCAGCAGAGCAATTGATTGatgtgattttttgcataggtATGGTTTATGAGCCGTAGAATGGCAtgggatactttatatcccgaaaAAAAGGAAAGTTCCTATGGGTAGATAAACTTACGCTTGCTTGCTTTGTTTCTTGCTGGCTTTCTGGCTCGCTTGCTTGCATTTTTCCAAATTACCACGCGGGCGAAGCCACAGTTAAAAGcaggtatttatataaatatttattatgtgcatggatatagattataatattatactaatatcCGCTCTGGAGAAGCttttacatatttttctttcttaataGGTAGTTTATTATGCATCCGGAAAATCACATATCCCGTTGAAATAATTTCCATGCTCGTGTAAtgtttaggtatataataattttaataggtaATAAGGTAGAAATAGTTACTAAAATATGTAGACCTAGGTAGACCTAGGGCCCGCCCTGAAATACGCGCAAGTTTACTTCACCTCTTAAGAGTCTACGAAATGATAAACGCCGAATTCTATTGTATGCGCAGTGTACCGGGGCACATCAAGAAACCTCATTCGAAACATtgtcaaattacacacttacaAGTACGCATAAAGAGTGCGGGTGTATTGCATCTTTTTGACCGAAGGAACTGTGCATATCGTTTTCCTATTTTTCTAgcttatgttataaatgcggaagtaaCTGCGTGAAAAAGgacaagagaaaaaaaatctctttttctcttaagttcacgaatatggttatcgccatcatctcactaccgtgtaattctcatgtaatgtacgcatcaaaagtgaagatatttttgactttgactttgactattaataaataataaatatactacgacaatacacacattgccatctagccccaaagtaagcgtagcttgtgctatgggtactctGATAGCtgattaatgtttttatgaataataataataataatcatttattcaggctaaaaaaatggatacaataattacataatatgaATGCCctaacctaataataataataaacataaacacttattatatacaaataaacacccagacactgaaaaacattcatgttcatcacacaaacctcttttagttgtgggaatcgaacccacagccttgactcagaaagcagggtcgctgcccactgcgccaatcggccgtcaatgttatgaacattggttgttaatcaaatataactttaattgcTTCCtggaaactatttaaataaataaataaaaataaaataaaaagccttttatttcttgcattccatagtacaatttcatttacagtgtgcatatagaatagattagaaataaataaattaaaattaatgtgattatgattagcaaataattacaatataataataatatattaaaatccattttatttttgtagtttcatttaaaaatgtataagtaaattcattagttgtcgatttaagttagtgttataatttgcataacatcttcgcagtaatcaatttaatgtttttttagcaaGAACCCTCTCCATGaaaggtaaaggcctcctccagagaagaCCAGTACTCTCTATTCTCTGCCGCTCGTAACCAATGagggaaactatttattaattaaataataatgactaGCGTATTTGTAAACATCCTTTACAGTTATCAAAAGttgaattatttacccactttataaaattactgtaacataagtTTTCCTACACTTGGAAAATTAAGAGCTAGAGATAATTTCTGAAAGCCTGGTGGGTAAGCaactttcctttcgtggagagtGAGTTCGAGTCCCATCATGCACCATTCACCACAGACATTCGGAGTGAAGtgcgttttattttaagcactttaaaaatcacttgctttaaacggtatTACGGTATACGGTAttatatcgtgaggaaacctgcatgcctgagagttctgcataatgttctcaacgccgtgtggagtctaccaatctgcactttgccagcgtggtagactatggcctaaacccttctcttcttctgagaggagatagaacgttgatgatgatgaatgagaATTAGAATTTCCCTTTCGATACAACTCATAGAAACGTTGTATTTTTTTGGGATATCTAATGGTAACCTATATCACTATCTAGCCCTTAAACAACTTATTTCCAGTAGTAATCTACACCAATCCAAAAAATGGTCAAACCACACTTTCGTATAATGCGAATAGTAAGAACTCTGTGGTAGTACTAAGTACTTTTATCTATTCTTTCGCTTAACGTTAACTGACGTTATTAAAAATGAACGTTAATAATTCGCGAAAGCTGCTTTAAAGTTCTATTCAGTATTCATAAGTGATGCTGTAACGTTAATGAATCCCAACCGGAGCGCTTTAAGCCGGGTCCAGATAGATATGCATCATTTGCCGGATGCGATCTCCGCATCCGTAGCGCACTCCTTCGCTTAACAgaaacagaaaaatcctattataatattaaggattacttaaacgataaaaaatcttggatgtgaattgctctagcttcacagcttaatataaatttactggaagatggtgataacaaaaaaaaactacccggctgttgtgggcttttcttagaccagggcgcgtttggaaccctcgtagctttagatttaagttggcgaacgaagttatcaccatcccgttacaattatgtaaacaaatatgtatgaacgcttcataagtgcctgtgataggcctacatgaataaagaaattttgaatttagctACGAGTATCAATACACTACAAATCAATTTAGCATAGTTTTTGGGATTCAAGATTCAATAAAAAGCTCTCTTaccatttttttcaaaattcgcTTGATAAACCTATCtattctgttaaaaataaaggttAATTCCTTGGAATAGGTTTGTTACCTTTTtgacattaaataaaaaggtaGGAGAGTTTTCTGTGTCCCGCAAAATTTAGTAATTTCACTTGTTTGtgattagtaaataaaatattagattcGGTGAGGTTAGGTAAATGTAGTATTTTAGGGGTGACATGGGCAAACGTCATGTCATTTGTCTATTTACATTTGTTCCACGGATAAATTGGCCGTATTTTTAGCATCAAATAAAGAACTAAATTCTTTAACAGCTTTCCTCTTATGATCGGAACAAAACCCAGTTCGACATAAAACATATTCAGAATATTGTACCTACCCTTTATCTAACTTGCTCTGCGTATTcctattttctgttattttatctgatatacaataaaagtatataaacatttaatcaTGATATAGAGTATCTAAACTGAATAAGATTTAGATGAAAAATATCTTCCGATAACGACTGAAAAACTGGGAGGTATGTTTGCATCGtccgagtccatgtaggactgaagtttatttatatcaaattacccaccaactcaatgtcatgaacattggtttttaatcaaacttgtaaaaatcctaatcaatttaataaaatgtctggcaaatatgaatttataatattttagatattataaatttaattatttacccactttataaatttactgtaacacttgaTACGACACGTCCAATGATTTGGTGATACGAATACGGTAATACCTATGGTGATTGATGCGACCAATT
This sequence is a window from Pararge aegeria chromosome 1, ilParAegt1.1, whole genome shotgun sequence. Protein-coding genes within it:
- the LOC120624418 gene encoding probable 28S ribosomal protein S16, mitochondrial, with translation MPLPPASGTGRYFARAAKSIRLIRQGCTNRPFFHISVTHRRRLNSQPVIEQLGSYDPMPNINNEKLVALNLERIKYWLGQGAHVTNPVGELLGLAGFFPIHPRSYMTAWRNRKTSRENQAKAEQQPMESKA